Genomic window (Arcobacter aquimarinus):
TTTGATGGAACAATCATATATGGATTTAGTAAAAAAAGAGTTGAAAAAAGGAAAAATACAAAAACAAGTTGATGTAAATGTATCTATAGTTAAAAACACTCTCCAAATAAGTGTGAAAAATAATGGATTTGAGTCAAGAAATATACAAAGTTTGTATAGTGCAGATATTGACAATAGATATATTCTAGAAGCAAAAAACTTAGCTACTGTTATAAATGCAAAATTTGATATTCAAACATTAGATAATGAAGGTATGTTATATACTTTAAGTGTAAAATTAAAAGCTTAAAACTAAAGGAAGTTATCCTTTAGTTATCTTTGAAGTTTCCAATAATCTCTTTTGCTTTTTGTAAAGCTTTGTCACTGCTATCTTTGTCAAAAGTTAAAGCAACAGCCATTCTTCTTCCTACATGGCTTTGTGGTTTTCCAAATACTCTAATAATAGAATCTTTTGTAAATGAAGAATCAAAAATATTAATTTGTGGATTAAAACTATCACCACTTGCTTTATAAGCAGCACTTGCACCTGCTCCATAAGTAATAAAATCAACTGGTAAACCTAAAACTGCTCTTACATGAAGTGCAAATTCGCTAGCACTTTGAGTAATCATAGTAACCATTCCTGTATCATGAGGTCTTGGGCTTACTTCAGAGAAATATACATCATCACCTTTTACAAAAAGTTCAACACCAAAAATCCCACGTCCTCCAAGTCCATCAGTGATTGATTTTGCAATATCTTGTGATTTTTTAACTGCAATTTCACTCATATTCATTGGTTGCCAAGAGAAGATATAATCTCCATCTTTTTGGATATGCCCAATTGGTTCACAAAATACTGTATCTTTACCATTTCTAACAGTTAACATAGTAATTTCATAATCAAAAGTGATAAACTCTTCAACGATTAATTCACTAGCATCACCTCTAGCTTCTTTTGCCATTTCCCAAGATTTTTCTAAATCAGCTTCACTTCTTGCAACACTTTGTCCATGACCTGAAGAACTCATTACAGGTTTAATAACACAAGGAAATCCGATAACACCAGCAGCTTCTTTTAAAGCTTCAAAAGTTGTAACAAACTTATATTTACTTGTTGGAAGTTTTAATTCAACAGCTGCAAACTCTCTAATATTTTTTCTATTCATTGTTTTATTAACAGCATCTGCATTTGGAATTACATGAAATCCTTCTTTTTCAGCCGTAAAAAGTGCTTTTATATTAATTGCTTCAACTTCAGGTAAGATATAAGTAGGTTTTTCTCTTCTAATAACATCTAAAATTTCATTTTCATTTTTCATATTTATTGTGTATGATTTATTTGCTACAAGTTGAGCTGGAGCGTTGTTATAACTATCAACTGCAATTGTTTCTATTCCTAATCTTTGAGCTTCAATAATAACTTCTTTTCCAAGTTCTCCACTTCCAAGAAGCATTATTTTAATAGAGTCTGATTTTAGAGGTGCGGGAAATTTCATATTTGTCCTTTTAATAATTTGATTGATAAAATCTTTTATCATAGTTTTGTAGATTATTTATTGTAATTATATCTTTTAATAAATTTAAATATTCATGGGCAATTCCAGAATAGTTTAACATCGTTTGTGAAAGTTTAAATCCATCTGGATTTTCATTTTTAATTCTTTGTTGAAATCTTGTTTCTTGAAAGGCTTTATAAGCAAGATTTCTATTTAGGTTTAACATATAAGCACTAACTGACTCTTGCAAACTTTTGAAAACTCTAATAAAATGTTTTGCCCCAAAATCTCTTTTTTTAGGGATTATTCCAAAAGCAGGGTCATAAGTCCAATGCCCAAAGATATTATTTGCATCACTTACAAATCTACTCTTCCCCCAACCACTTTCAAGTGCAGCTTGAGCAAGAGCTAAAGAAGGTGGAATAATATCTACCTTTTTTTCATATTCTTGTAGGGTATAAATATTTTTTATTTTATATTTTTGTTTAATGTCTAGAAGTTTGTGAAAAGTAGGGGAATCAAAATCTATATTTAGAATATTTGAAGTTAAAACATCTTTTACAAATAGACGTTCTTTTTTTATTAGTCTATTTTCATAAGAAACCATTTTATACATATATTCAAAAAAATACTCTTTTGCTTTGTTTGTATCTTCAATTTCATAATACTCTTTTGGGAAACCTTTTGCAGATATTTGAGTTTGAATTGAAGTTACGAAACAAAAACTTAAAAATAGTTTTTTTGAATTCTTTATTAAAAATTTAAATAAAAGCATATATTAAATAGTTGTAGTAAAAACTTTTTTAACAGCACCTTTAAAATAAATAGTACCATTTCTTAAAGAGAGAGTTAACTCTTCACCACTCTTTGGATAAACAAAAACACTATCTTTTACTAAGCCTAAATTATGTGCTCTTAAAAAGCATGCTGCCATTCCTGTTCCACAAGCAAGTGTTTCACTTTCAACACCTCTTTCATAAGTTCTTACTTTTATGATTCCATTTTCAATTTTTGCAAAATTTACATTTGCATTGTGCTCATATCTCATTTTAGAACTTAATTCATGATTGTAAAGGTCTAAATCTTCCACTATCGTTACAAGATGAGGAACGCCTGTATCAACTAAATACCAATTGAAACCATCTTGTTTAAACTCTTCTTTTATAATTTTTGGTACTGTTAGTTGGGTTTCTACTATATCTTTTTCAACAGATGATTTTATAATTCCAGCACCTGTTAGAAATTTCATTTCATTTGAATTTACCAAGTCATTGTTTAACGCATAGTGAGAAACAGCTCTTGTTGCATTTCCACACATTGCAGCATAACTTCCATCACTATTATAAAAAAGCCATTTAAAATCAGCTTCATTAGATGGAACTAAAACAACTAATCCATCTGCACCAATTCCTTCAGTTCTATTACATAGTTTTAGTGCATCACTTGAATAATCTTTTTCAATAAAAGAGTGGAAAATTACAAAATCATTTCCACTTGCACTATATTTTGTATATGTCATATAATCTCTCCGATGATTCTTTCTACTTCATTTTGTAAATGTTTTAAATCTTTTGAATTATCAATTACCATATCAGCAAGTTTTTTTTTCTCTTCAATATCCATTTGATTAGAGATTTTCAATTTTGCTTCCTCTTCATCTATATTGTCTCTTTTCATAAGTCTTTGTATTTGTAACTCTTTTGGGGTGTAAATAACTAAAGATTTAGAAATAGGGTAGTGCATTTTTTCAAAAAATAGAGGAATATCTACAAAATATGGTTTATTTTGTTCTTCAAATATTTTTGATTCTTTTATTATCTCTTCTTTGATTAAAGGATGAAGTAAGGCTTCTAGTTTTAGTTTATTTTCTTCATTTGAAAATATTATTTTACCAAGTTCTTTTCTTAGAACTTTTCCATTTTGTACATATTGCTCACCAAACATTGTGGCAATTTTATTTGAATTCTCATCAAGTAGTCGATGAGCTATTAAATCAGCATCAATTGTTAGAAAACCGTGTAGTTTGAAAAGGTTACAAACAGTGCTTTTGCCTGTTGAAATTCCGCCTGTTAAAGCGATTGCATTTTTAAATAAATCATTACTCATAGTTAATATTTTACTACAAGAATGATTTATTTATATTTAAGAGAAAAAGATTATCTTTTAGCAATACCTGTTAATGCTCTGTGTTCAGCAGCAGGAAATACAAAAGATGCATTGTGTATTTCAGCAGAATAGTAATCTAAACCATCTAATAAATCAGCTCTTTGAAGATTTAAATCAGCTGTTGGATGGTATCTTTTTGAAGCAATTACAGAAGTATTATGTCCAAATTTAAATGGCATAGCAATCCAGAATTTTGAACCAACAAGTGTTAAATCAGCAAATAATTGTTCTTTATTGCTTGAAAATGAACTTGAAGCAAATGCAATTAATCCATCATCATTTAAAATTCTTTCAATATTTGCAAGTAGTAGTTCATCAAGTTTTACATCTGTAAAAATTATTACATCAATGTTTTTTTCATTTTTAGATGTTAAAAGTGATAAATCACCAAATTCAATATTTGAAGTTTTATTATGTTTAGCAGCTTGTGCTTTCATATCTTCATTTGATGTCCCAATAATTAGAACATTTGAAGCCTCTTTGTGTGTACATAATGGTAAATGTACCATCATTTCATTAAATGCGTTATTATCTTTCATTATATATAGTCCTTAATATTTATAAACAATTTGCTATAATACCAAAAAATTTTTAAAGTAATCGCAAAGATTTAGAAACTAGAAGAAAAAGGTGAATAATGGCAACAGTTAGTTACAAAGATGCAGGAGTTGATATTGATGCAGGAAATCAGTTTGTAGAAAATATCAAACCTTATGTTAAAGCAACAACAATTCCAGGAGTTCTTGGAGGTATTGGTTCATTTGCAGGTGCTTTTGAATTACCAAGTGGTTATAAAAAGCCTGTAATTTTATCTGGAACAGATGGTGTTGGAACGAAATTAAAACTTGCAATTGATGCAAAAAAATTTGATACAGTAGGAATTGATTTAGTTGCTATGTGTTCAAATGATTTATTATGTAACTTTGGAGAGCCATTATTTTTCTTAGATTATTATGCAACAGCAAAACTTGATGTAAATGAAGCAACACAAGTTGTAAAAGGAATTGCTGAGGGTTGTATTAGAAGTGAGTGTGCATTAGTTGGTGGTGAAACTGCTGAAATGCCAGGAATGTATAAAGAGGGTGATTTCGATTTAGCTGGTTTTTGTGTTGGAATTGCTGAAAAAGATGAATTAAATAGAATTGATAAAATTGCAGTTGGAGATACTTTAATTGCATTACCAAGTTCTGGAGTTCACTCAAATGGTTTCTCACTGGTTAGAAAACTTTTATTAGAAAAGTTAGGAATGTCTTTAGAAGATGATTTCCAAGGTAAACCACTAAAAGATGTTCTATTAGAACCAACTAGAATTTATGTAAAAGAGTTCAAAGCTAATAAAGATAAAATCAATGCTTTAGCACATATCACTGGTGGTGGAATTACTGAAAACTTACCAAGAGTTTTACCAGATAATTTTAAAGCTGTTGTTGATAGAAGTAAAATCAAAGTTTTACCAATCTTTGAATTTATGGGTAAACATGTAGAACTTGAAGAAATGTATAGAACATTTAATATGGGTGTAGGAATGGTTTTAGTTGTAAATCCTTCAAATGTTGATGCAATTTTAGCAAATACTGATGGATATGTTATTGGACATATTGCAGAAGGTGCAAAAGGTGTAGAATTTATCTAATATTTTAGATAAATTCCATTTTTTACAAAGGCAAGTATTTTTTTACTTGCCTTTTTTTATTTTTTCGTAATATTTTAAAATCTCAACAACTTTTGAAGCATATCCCCATTCGTTATCGTACCAAAGTAGAAGTTTAATCATATTATTTTTTACTTCTAAATATCTATGGTCAATTATTGTTGTAAATCTCTCTTTTTTAAAGTCACTTGAAACTAAAGGTTCAAAGTTATTTAAAACAATAGGAAATTTCTGATTTTTTTCAAAATCTAAAAAAAGTTTTGTTATTTCTTCTTTTGTTGAAGTTTGTTTTGTAAATAAAGTCACATTTATAGCTCCAACTGTATCCGTTGGAACTCTAAGAGAGTTTGAGCTAATCAACTCTTTATTGAATTTTTCTAAAACATAAGAGCAAGCAGTTATAGTTGTTGTTTTATTTGGAATTATATTTTGAGTAGAAGACCTTCCAAATTCAAAGTTACAATCAACTTCTCTAGTTGGGCTTCCAACAAAACTTCCATCTAAAACTCTTTGATGATTTAAAAGAGGGTGAATAGTCACAATATCCCCACATAAAATCTCTCTTTTTTCATCAACTAATTTTAAAGCTGGAAGTAGAGCAGTTGCATTACAAGAGCTTGTAGAGATGATTTTATGGCTTGTTGGATTGAGTTCTTTCTCATTTGCTCCTAAAATCACATTTATATCTGCATCTTTATTTGGGTGAGTTAAAAAAACAGCATTTACAGGGAGTTGTTTTAACAGATTTATATCTTCTTTTTTTCCACTTGAATCAATAATAATATCAATATCTTTTAAATCAATTTTATTTAAAGAATCAACATTTGTAATTTTGATTTTTGATGTTGAGTTTTTTATAAAATTGTTTTCAATAATTTTAAATTTATCAGCAAGTTTTCCATAAGTTGAATCATAATTTATAGAATAAACTAAATTTTCAATATATGGATTTATGTCATTTATTATTGTTATTTCAAATTTCTTATGTTCAAGAAGTTGTTTTAAAACAGCTTTTCCAACTCTTCCTGCACCATTTAAAAGCACTTTTATACTCATAATCTAACCTATACTAATTTTATTGATGCAAGTATAGTTTAATTTTATTTATATACTTATTTCTTTGGCATTTCTATAAACAAAATATGACTATTTGAGATGGGTTTTATCATTAGTTTTTTTTCATCAACTATTTCCATCGCATCACCATTTGCTAAAATTTCATCATTTATTTTTGAACTTCCCTCAATTTGTACGAAATAAATTTGTCTATTCTCTTTTATTTCAAACTCTAAATCTTTATCTGATTCGCTAACATAAATATTTACATCTTGATAGATTTTTATATCAGCATTTCCATTTTGTGAAGAAACAATATTCAATAATCTGTTTTTTCTTTCATTCTCTTCAAATTTTTTTG
Coding sequences:
- the purT gene encoding formate-dependent phosphoribosylglycinamide formyltransferase — translated: MKFPAPLKSDSIKIMLLGSGELGKEVIIEAQRLGIETIAVDSYNNAPAQLVANKSYTINMKNENEILDVIRREKPTYILPEVEAINIKALFTAEKEGFHVIPNADAVNKTMNRKNIREFAAVELKLPTSKYKFVTTFEALKEAAGVIGFPCVIKPVMSSSGHGQSVARSEADLEKSWEMAKEARGDASELIVEEFITFDYEITMLTVRNGKDTVFCEPIGHIQKDGDYIFSWQPMNMSEIAVKKSQDIAKSITDGLGGRGIFGVELFVKGDDVYFSEVSPRPHDTGMVTMITQSASEFALHVRAVLGLPVDFITYGAGASAAYKASGDSFNPQINIFDSSFTKDSIIRVFGKPQSHVGRRMAVALTFDKDSSDKALQKAKEIIGNFKDN
- a CDS encoding glucosaminidase domain-containing protein, which gives rise to MLLFKFLIKNSKKLFLSFCFVTSIQTQISAKGFPKEYYEIEDTNKAKEYFFEYMYKMVSYENRLIKKERLFVKDVLTSNILNIDFDSPTFHKLLDIKQKYKIKNIYTLQEYEKKVDIIPPSLALAQAALESGWGKSRFVSDANNIFGHWTYDPAFGIIPKKRDFGAKHFIRVFKSLQESVSAYMLNLNRNLAYKAFQETRFQQRIKNENPDGFKLSQTMLNYSGIAHEYLNLLKDIITINNLQNYDKRFYQSNY
- the dapF gene encoding diaminopimelate epimerase, with amino-acid sequence MTYTKYSASGNDFVIFHSFIEKDYSSDALKLCNRTEGIGADGLVVLVPSNEADFKWLFYNSDGSYAAMCGNATRAVSHYALNNDLVNSNEMKFLTGAGIIKSSVEKDIVETQLTVPKIIKEEFKQDGFNWYLVDTGVPHLVTIVEDLDLYNHELSSKMRYEHNANVNFAKIENGIIKVRTYERGVESETLACGTGMAACFLRAHNLGLVKDSVFVYPKSGEELTLSLRNGTIYFKGAVKKVFTTTI
- the coaE gene encoding dephospho-CoA kinase (Dephospho-CoA kinase (CoaE) performs the final step in coenzyme A biosynthesis.), producing the protein MSNDLFKNAIALTGGISTGKSTVCNLFKLHGFLTIDADLIAHRLLDENSNKIATMFGEQYVQNGKVLRKELGKIIFSNEENKLKLEALLHPLIKEEIIKESKIFEEQNKPYFVDIPLFFEKMHYPISKSLVIYTPKELQIQRLMKRDNIDEEEAKLKISNQMDIEEKKKLADMVIDNSKDLKHLQNEVERIIGEII
- a CDS encoding spermidine synthase; its protein translation is MKDNNAFNEMMVHLPLCTHKEASNVLIIGTSNEDMKAQAAKHNKTSNIEFGDLSLLTSKNEKNIDVIIFTDVKLDELLLANIERILNDDGLIAFASSSFSSNKEQLFADLTLVGSKFWIAMPFKFGHNTSVIASKRYHPTADLNLQRADLLDGLDYYSAEIHNASFVFPAAEHRALTGIAKR
- the purM gene encoding phosphoribosylformylglycinamidine cyclo-ligase, which codes for MATVSYKDAGVDIDAGNQFVENIKPYVKATTIPGVLGGIGSFAGAFELPSGYKKPVILSGTDGVGTKLKLAIDAKKFDTVGIDLVAMCSNDLLCNFGEPLFFLDYYATAKLDVNEATQVVKGIAEGCIRSECALVGGETAEMPGMYKEGDFDLAGFCVGIAEKDELNRIDKIAVGDTLIALPSSGVHSNGFSLVRKLLLEKLGMSLEDDFQGKPLKDVLLEPTRIYVKEFKANKDKINALAHITGGGITENLPRVLPDNFKAVVDRSKIKVLPIFEFMGKHVELEEMYRTFNMGVGMVLVVNPSNVDAILANTDGYVIGHIAEGAKGVEFI
- a CDS encoding glyceraldehyde 3-phosphate dehydrogenase NAD-binding domain-containing protein, which codes for MSIKVLLNGAGRVGKAVLKQLLEHKKFEITIINDINPYIENLVYSINYDSTYGKLADKFKIIENNFIKNSTSKIKITNVDSLNKIDLKDIDIIIDSSGKKEDINLLKQLPVNAVFLTHPNKDADINVILGANEKELNPTSHKIISTSSCNATALLPALKLVDEKREILCGDIVTIHPLLNHQRVLDGSFVGSPTREVDCNFEFGRSSTQNIIPNKTTTITACSYVLEKFNKELISSNSLRVPTDTVGAINVTLFTKQTSTKEEITKLFLDFEKNQKFPIVLNNFEPLVSSDFKKERFTTIIDHRYLEVKNNMIKLLLWYDNEWGYASKVVEILKYYEKIKKGK